CTGCAATAACATATTTCAATTCATCGCCTTTTTTAACTGCAAATTATGTCGCCAAAGTTAAACTTCGTCAATATCCATTTTATCTAATAAGATAAAGTTTATCTCGCTTCAATTATTAATTAGTCTGCAGATAAATGGAGTCAGGTTGGCAATTATATGCAAATGCATGTCATAAATTGTCAAGAATCACACGTCTGTGTACTCAAGTCCAAGTCAGACTGCAACTGTTTGCAGAAAGGTTTCCTCCTATCAGACGACCCGTGACCTTGGAACCAAAAGTGGTCATGAGTGCAACAACCTCAAGCTCTGGGCAACCAGAATATGCAGAATGTGAAAAATACAATATACAATCACTATTTTTGTAGATGTAAGGAGGTTGCTGTCCAATTTTTACTCATGTGACTGAACGTAAATGTATTATATTCAGGTTTGACACTGTTATCACTTTCTCTTGTTGTGAGAACCAACTATAATTATTTGGCTAATTTAATGTTCTTGGTAATAAACACCCCACACTACAGACTCTTTATGCATGCACAGAAGCAATGCATGAAAAACTGGGCACATCCTTACTGCTTAGTAGGCTGCAGCCaggagtcaaatgtgaggccatctgtctgacagctaaagcttggtgtaaactgggtcatgcaacaggacaacgaTGCCAAGCACAGCAGAAAATCTGCAACAGAAAGGCTGAAAAAGGGAAGAATGGACATGTTGCAATGGCCCAATCAAAGTCCAGACTTCagactgactgaaatgctgcggggggaccttaagagagagctgtgcatacaCGAATGCCGCAAACCTCAATGAGCTGAAGCAATGCTCTGAAGGAGAGTGGGCCAAAAATTCCTCCGAAGTCACACAACAGCGACTTCAAGTTATTTCTGCTAAAGGTGGTTTTACAGCGGCTGAATCATGGGGTGCATTTAGTTGTCCACATACTGTTTCTTCATTTGGGTTCAGTTTTTTGTTCAATAAATAAACGACACGGTGTAATATCGGTTGCTATCCATCTCAggctgtttttaaatcattttaaagacCCGTTAAGGACCTGATTGTGTCTTCAGATCAAACATCTTAGATTAAAACCAAATTTATCCAGCCCTACGGCGAGCTAGCAGCTAGTTAGCGGTTTTCTCCAAATAAAATCTGAGGTTATTCTCACCATCGGCTCGGTTAATATCAGCATCCTGCAGCTGATGGAGTCCAAGCGGTTTGATCTCTGGTTTTTCTTCAAACGGCAGGCTGTCAGCGGCGTACTGCTGCAGATAATCCACTTCGTCCATGCTGTCAGCGGCTATCTTCTTTAAAACAAACCGTGGGCTCCTTTCAGACGAACCAGGCCTGCGCGGAATCGACTTCCGAACACAGACGCGATGTTTGCATGTCTGTCCGGACCTGATGCATGAATGTGTCACAGACACGGACTCCAACAGGGCGTCCACTCTCCTTGACTCATTTTTTTGGGAAGATTTGTTGACGTGTCTCCTGCGTTTTCTGAGCAGGCATCCGCTCGGGCACCTTTATCCCAGGTCACCGCAGCGACCacgagatttaaaaaaaatcacagctgtGGGGAAACCTGCAGATTTATGAATCCTGTCACAGCGTGGGACTTCACTGAGAAAATTAaaattctttcatttcattgtaCCTGACGGGAGTACTTTGTAACCAACCTGGTGATATTTCCTATAAAGTTTTGTATCCACAAATTAGATACAAAACTTTCCTAACTCTAAAAACAATTTTATGGcttctaaaaaaagaaataaatagaaCCATAGGTCAAAAGTATTTTTCGCAGGAAAAAagtctgtttaaaaatgtcttctgGCATTCACTTCTggcatttaacatttatttatgttaatatttatttttttatagatatataaaTTAGCTTATCGTTAGCTTATCTTTTGCACTTTTAATTTCTGTCTTAAATGAAAGGGTTAGGTTTCATATTGAATCTTAGATAAATCCAGTTGTGGATTTGAGCCTCCCTTGGAAAGTTGATTATTTGGTTTCTTAAGAGTAATTAATTTGAAATGAACatcatatttctttttctttttttttcctttttttttctttttctttttttttggttggttggttgatttatttttaaatcctttATTTAAACAGACAGTCACACTGAGCTCATTTTCAAGAGATACAAATACTGTAtacaacacagacagacacataaTATACTGTCCTAAAAACTTAAAAGAGCACTTTTTAATCGGAGTATAGAATTAGTTAATCAGTTAAACTTCTGGGATATAAAGGGGCAATGATGAGACAACCCCCAAAACAGTTATGGTGTTACAGGTGGAGGCCACTCTCATTTTTTCTGACTATTTTTTTCaatagttttgcatttggctaggatcagtgtcactactggtagcatgaggCGATATTTGGACCCTAGAGAGATTGCACAGCTAGTCCAAATCCTCAAGGATGGCACATGAATATGTACCAGTGctagaaggtttgctgtgtctcccagcgtGGAGGAGACTCCAGGAGACAGATCGTTACTCTAGGAGAACTGGACAGTGCAGTAGGAGGTCCTTAAACCAGTATCTGCTGACTGACATCAGTTTAGATGTACTGATGGGGAAGGCAGATGATGGTTCTGGAGGGCAGAAGGGGTGGAGTGTGGGAGGACAAGTGAGTATTCCAGTGTGAGTACTGCAGAGGAACTGCCAGCTCTTGTCCTGCATCTCAGTCCAACTGGAGGCAAGAGAACAACAAGGGATTTCTTCAGTTGCATGTAAGCTGCATTCAGCCAAGGCACACACTGAGAGGCACTAGGAATGAAGACAAGGGGAGTTAGGAAACTAGGAACCACTTACCAAACAAGTAATAAGGTTTGGAAACCTGAGAGGCAAAGAGCGAATGTTTCAGCTGGGTTTTTATTCCAGAGGGGTGATGAGAAAATGGGAAGCAGATGTGCAGGCTGGACCAGAAAGTAGGGCAGCTCCACCCACGGGTGGTACAGTGAGCCAAGGCACTGCCCCTACTCCACCTGAGagcaagacagagagaggggggaaagaGGAACAAGGGAGAACAAAGGAGAACAGCCTGCTGGAACCAGGAcaaatttttttctctcaggtcctgtgtccaAATGTTTTTGGCTAAATATGAAAAACTGGATATTGCCAGAGACCATAAAAGACTTAAAGAACACctaatatggtgaagatctgtAGTCTCTGTGTGGGTATAGTGTTTGTTTGCTCTGCTGATGCATTTTTAATAGAATCATCTACAACACTGTCTAAACATTTTTTCAGAAGTTCTCTGCTGTGGcgataaaatgttttatttcttgtGCATTTTGATTTGATGAATCCAAACAtgacaaataaaataactgacTGTCATTTCCAATATATTTCACTTTTTACACCAATGGACACTGTTTACATGATTTCTAAACCTAAATTGTAAATATATGTGTTCTCACCTGTGCCTCAGGTGGAGGTATTTGGCTCAGCTCACTTTGAAAAACGAGCTGAGAAGATATTCATACTGTCAGTGATGTGCAGTTGGGCATGGGTTGCACTCACACAAGGTATGTCCACAGAAAAGAGGTTATCAACTAAACTCTTCAGTAAGACCCATTAGATTTAGATCTAAAATAATACTGCAACAAGTAATTCCACATCATTATTAAACCTGTATACTGGGCCACCTTTACAGGTCACACAACAGATTTAAACATAAACAACCTATTTTAAACCGCACCATGAACCAGCAACATAAGTACAACCATAGACCCACAATGCACTTAGAGAAATGTAGCCACAACTATAAAAGTGCTAAAATATGTCTTAAAGTTGAAATTCTACAAAGCAGGAGAGACATTTTCTGTAGAAGTGCAAATAACAGCACAAAAGCTAGGGTCACCCCTCTATATGGCCTCTCCATAACTGAAAACACCGCAGCTGTTTATGGCCATTTCTTCACCTTTCTTCAtgatgtaataatttataaatcaGGAAAAGGGTTGAAAAAGAACCTGAGACGTTTCTGCAGGGAAAAGAAATATTCAacacaataattttaaaaacatacaaatcAGAATCAAATGTGTAAAGAGGTAGAGTTGGCTCCAGATCTTTGAGACACCTGTAATATAGGTAGTCTCAGTTTGTGGATGACTGACAGCTCAcagcataaaaaaataacatcacAGAATAATCAGACATCATCTGAAGCAAAGCATCATAAATACCCACCATCCTgggtaagttttttttttttttttttaacctgtcccgtttggttcttttgccatcagaattattgtctaaaggcgaagaaagatgcccaacggatttactttaccaaatggaccatcccagccttgccgtaatggtccatttgattcaactttttattgtttattttattttcacttgctgaatacgggacagacttgactggaggagagaatgtggagaaagaaagagggaaagaaaaaaacctgagaagagggacggggaaaaagggcaaaaaacaaaaaccaacagaataagcagacaaaaaatacatatatcgatcacctggatcacctgttgagaaagaaaaaagaaagcaagcagaagaaaacgagagtaataaacaagatcacaatgatatatgagaatatgacagtaaatactaaatattaaacattattgtgcagcacgtgagatcgacagcgcacagtgtgctttgaggtaggagccaaaaagggtgtaatttgtgtgtgtgatcacccgtgtgtacacctgtgagcatgaacgcgcttgtttttaaaaggttccttcatgtaatgatctgctagagggtgtggggggccactgccccgacctccagggcatgaagcaggtatggaggagatcaagactccagacatccagaggcccccagaacacaagagaccaaggaagaccaacagaggggcagccgcgccactgtcccagaaagagctgaggagagtcccagatgaggggtcactcagcagccgcggagcagaagccagggggggttgcagtgacgtgcccgtgagctccgccggcagccagctgtgcctgagtggccgagccccgggccgtgaggccgagggcaccccatccccaaagtggcccgagcgagccccaggctccaggccccaataagcagccgccaaggagtgagccggtgggtacctgggcgcccacccccggagacagagaaccaccaacgcaccgatgtctgagggcgtccgccaccggcaggggaagtggtggggggagatgggcctccaaaccttggagggcctgagatgtcctcagagaggtggcgtctgatacccaacctgacatatagacacagacaaacaggcacacacagatacaaacatctattcccaccctcatgctctcatatacaattgctcaacactcacccaacgtggagacagacatagagagacgctgtacacacaatcacactccccaagcgtactctaagccccgagtctaggtacccttgcccctggagggggaaactgcacccagactcaggtggtgtaacccttttccctgcggtggggagaagcagaccgccccgactccgcagcagcagggaggccccatacaccagaccccagtcggacggccaactcctcctcttagcccccctgctccagcaggccgcagagaacgggggtgtaggaagactccaaagttctttttttattataaactttaaaatacacacataaaaaagtTTACAAATACAATGAAATCACGTACTTCTTACTGATACAGTTGCTGATTTTACAAGCATGGAAGTGCAGATTATTATGTGTGGATACGCATGTGTCTCTTTAGATTCCCCTGTCTCGTAAATCTTTCGCCACAAACACCACAGGAGAATGGTTTCTCCCCtgtgtgaacacccgtgtgtctTTTAAGTGTATACTGATGTCTAAATCTCTTCCCACAAACGTCACACCCGAATGGCTTCTCTCCTGTGTGAACTCTCATGTGGCTCTTCAGAACCCCCTGCTCGGTAAATTTTTCACCACAAACATCACAACCAAAAGGCCTCTCTCCCGTGTGAACCCGCATGTGTCTCTTAAGATGCGTATTTCGACTGAATGTTTTACCGCAGTCATCACAGCaaaatggtttctctcctgtgtgaacTCCGCTGTGCCGTTTAAGACTCCCCTGCTCTGTAAATCTTTCACCGCAAACATCACAGCCAAATGGTTTTTCTCCCGAGTGGACTCTCATGTGTCTTTTAAGGTTGTACTGAAGTCTAAATTTTTTTCCACAGGCATCACAACTGAAGGgcttctctccagtgtggacTCTGATGTGGATCTTAAAGTGTGTCTTCTGGCTAAACTTTTTACCACAAAATCCACAATCAAATGGTTTTTCTCCCGTGTGGACGGTCATGTGTATATTAAAATGTGTCTTCCGGCTAAATGTTTTCCCACAAATGCCACATCCAAAGGGCTTCTGTCCTGTGTGGATTCCTCTGTGCCTCTTCAAACTCCCCTGTTCTGTAAAATGTTTACCACAAATGCTACAACTAAATGGTTTCTCTCCCGTGTGAACTCTGGTGTGTGACTTGAGATTTGACTGATGGATAAATCTTTTTCCGCAAACATCGCAAGCAAACGGCTTTTCTCCAGTGTGAATTCTCATATGACTCTTAAGAACTCCCTGCTGTTTAAATCTTTTGCCACAAAAACTGCAATCGAATGGCTTCTCTCCCGTGTGGACCCTCAGGTGTCTCTTTAGATCCCCTTGTCGGGTGAATCTTTTACCACAAACGCCACAACAAAATGCCTTCTGTCCTGTATGATCTCTCCTGTGTCCCTTTAGATTTTCAGACTGGCTACATTTTCCACCACAAACTTCACTCCCGAGTGCACTGCTCTCCTTCCAGCTGTTATCACTGTCTTCAGTTTCAGGTGCATAATCTGACAAAGGTTCCTGCCAATCTTCATCGTCATTATTACTGACTTCTGTCTCAGAGGAGTCTGAAGCTTTTTCATCAGTTTTTGGTTGTAAatgagtttttaagtctgtgcCATTGGCTGATTCTGGTCCTCCACAGTCCTCTGCACCAGCTTCAGCTTTTATCTTTTCAGCTGAGCAGCTGGTCGGAGattctgcctctgtgctgtttCCAGTTTGGCTCTGATGAAGATCTGAAGACTCAGGTTTCTCTTCATCATCTTCACTCTTCACAGGAACAGCAGTGAACAGGACACCAGTGATTTCAGCCTCCTCCAGCCCATTATGTGGTCCTCCCTCATGACTGGTCCAgatttcttcctcttcctcctttatGTGGAGCAGCTCTCGATGCCGCTGGTCCAAACTGGGAGACCATTCAGGAGGAATTTCTTCTTTAACTACGAACAGCTGCTGGACTTCGGCAGGAGAATCTGAAACAGACAAGTTCAACTGTCACcccaattttttatttattatttacagtcaggtccataaatattgggacatcgacacaattctaacatttttggctctatacaccaccacaatggattccaaatgaaacgaacaagatgtgctttaactgcagactgccagcttttatttgagggtatttacatccaaatcaggtgaacagtataggaattatgacagtttgtatatgtgcctcccacttcttaagggaccaaaagtaatgggacaattggcttctcagctgttctatggccaggtgtgtgttattccctcattaccccaattacaatgaacaaataaaaggtccagagttcatttcaagtgtgctgtttgctttttgaacctgttgctgtcaactgccaggatgagatccaaagagctgtcactaccagtgaagcaagccatcattaggctgaaaaaacaaaacaaacccatcagagagattgcaaaaacatcaggcgtggccaaaacaactgtttagaacattcccaaaaagaaggaacgcactggtgagctcagcaacaccaaaagactaggaagaccacagaacacaactgtggtggatgaccaaagaatcctttccctggtgaagaaaacacccttcacaacagttggccagatcaagaacactctctaggaggcaggtgtatgtgcgtcagagtcaacaatcaagagaagactccaccagtgtgaatacagagggttcaccacaagatgtaaacctttggtgagccccaaaaacaggcaggccagattagagtttgccaaacgacatctgaaaaagccgtcgcagttctggaacaacatcctatggacagatgagaccaacatcaacttgtaccagagtgatgggaagagaagagtatggagaaggaaaggaactgctcatgatcctaagcataccacctcatcagtgaagcattgtggtggaagtgtcatggcgtgggcatgtatggctgccagtggaactggttctcttgtatttattgatgatgtgactgctgacaaaagcagcacaatgaattctgaagtgttttgggcaatattatctgctcatattcagacaaatgcttcaaaactcattggacggcacttcacagtgcaggtggacaacgacccaaagcatactgcaaaagcaaccaaagagtttttgaagggaaagaagtggactgttttgcaatggccaagtcaatcacctgacctgaatccgattgagcatgtatttcacttgctgaagacaaaactgaagggaaaatgccccaagaacaagcaggaactgaagactgctgcagtagaggcctggcagagcatcaccagggatgaaacccggcgtctggtaatgtctatgtgttccagacttcaggctgtgattgactgtaaaggatttgcaaccaagtattaaaaaatgaatgtttgatttatggttcttattctgtcccattacttttggtcccttaagaagtgggaggcacatttgcaaactgttgtaattcctacaccgttcacctgatttggatgtaaataccctgaaataaaagctgacactctgcagttaaagcatgtcttgttcgtttcatttggaatccattgtggtggtgtatggagccaaaaatgttagaattgtgtcgatgtcccaatatttatggacctgactgtaaaaAAAGTCTACATTTTTCTAATAATACCGTAGTCAGAAAATCATGATGTGAACAAAACTGTAATGCTGCATGATTATTtatcagaaaaaaatcaaatcaaatacaattttaagccattttaattaaaaaaataaaaataaaaagttatcaGAGGGCACAGATAAGGCAGGAgcattgtttgtttgtaaaaGGTGTGCTACAGTTTTTCATGACTGCAGACTCGTCCGCAGGACGAGGACAAGGAGGACTTCAGGGAAATGTGACAGGAATGCTCATCCTTGGTGTCTGCAACCGAGTCTCCCTCAGCCATTCTTTTCTACTTGGACAGTTTCCCTTTCCTTCCCTCACTTTTTCTCTGCTGTGGTAGAAAAACAATAAAGTGTAACCACAGCAGCTCCAGATAATTCTTTGGTTTTATGTCTCACCAGCTGGTCTGTCAACCCTAGTCCACTATTTAACCTGGATTAGTGATTGACTCTCTTGAATTTACCTTCTTCTAAATGCCAACAAGACAAAGACCATGATTATAGCTTTAGATTTTAGAATTATATCCTAAAATCAATTATGTGAAGTCATTCATAGCATTTGAAATCTTGGTGTAATATTTGATTCCTCTGTGGGCCTTCTTCACAAAGCAAGGGTATTAACATGTTCTAGTAAGCAAGCTCACATCTCTCCTACTTTATACTCTTTACACTTTCACTAGCCAGGCTCCAGACTATTGATCCCAGTTTGTTACtaaacacactgctgctcacagtCTTGTGAGCTACGTTTACCTGACTCTGTGgactcttttaaaaagcagttaaaactttttagactttttattgttttttatacaATCTTCACTTCATGTTGTCTTGActtaatatatacatatttgtttgtttgtttgctgtttcagcacttcattttcttatttcttttactttatttagTTGTACATCACTTTGTGACCGCTAAACCCACACGACACACTGGACAGGTTATGGTTATCGGCTGACTGGGGAACATCTCCGGGGAGAGGAGTGGTCTGGAAATCTGTGCTGCtgatgttgtgccaaaaaatgatcATCTGTCAAAATCGCTGCctgtatttaaactgctgtaaATTACTTGTTGGCTTGTAATCTGAGAAAAATTTGTCAAACATATTTCTCATGAATGATTAAAGCTGCAATAGGTATTTTGcaaagtgacttttatatatcttTTCTTTATCCAGCTAAAAAGTCTCATTGACATTTTTTAAGTTgcaattttatatataaatacaaatagatagatagatagatagatagatagatagatagatagatagatagatagatagatagatcccTTCATGAATCTCGTTGACTGCAGTCAGTTTACTAATAGCAGCAAAGCACTGCACATAAAATCACACAGAAACAACTCTGTTGTGTGCGCACTCTAAAACAGTCCGGGCTGCACTAAACCTTCTCTTTAAATCCAATCTTTTTCGGTCCGTCATTACAAagttattataattatataataagCGAATCGATTCTTTGGACTTACTGTATAAGAAGACCAACTTTTATTATGAGTAGGGGGTTTTCCAGCCACTCTTACCCCATCCTAGAAACACTGAATCTCATTAATGCGACTTCTCTTACCAGCGCTTTGGTTTAAAGCATCATCgtcctgctgctgcagctgctgcccTCCAGTCTGCAGACTGTCTGTGTTTCGCTGCTGAACACAATCCACTTCCTTCATGATGCCCGTGTTTTTTCTCTAAAATAAACTGTAGGCTCCTTAAAGATGAACCGGGCCTGCGCAGAATCGATCACCGATCAGCGTGAAGGTCATGCTGATCGAACCTCCGTCAGCCTTCATCCATCCATGTATTACAGGAACCCGCAGAGACCCGAACAGGACAGCAGCTGTCATCGGTGATTTTACGAAAGATTTGTTTACGTCTGCTGTGTTCTGAGCAGGCATCTATACGGACgcccttcttcttctgcttctttggGAGTTTAAAGGCACCAGACATCAGTTTATATCGCTTTACTGCCTCTTACTGTCCTTCTCTAAATGTTAGTGTccaaaattacatttctaaaataATTACCCTCTAATTCTGCAAACAATGTGCCGCATTTCACTTATATGTTAAAATACTGTCACATATCTAAGACAGTCAGCATTACACCCAGTCAAAAGCCATCCTTTTCTCTTTTATACGTGgggatttcatttttattgtcaCAAAATATTATGCAAACAACTTATTCCTCCAAGTTGTCCAAAAAATTCTGCTGTTCTTGTAAATAAGATAATAAATCTCAGTGGAATTACCTgcatgaaaagaaaattaaattaaataacaaCTTAAACTCCGAGTCATTTACTGTTGTAACAAGTCTGTCTGTAACATTAACCTGTTTGCTGGcaggttttttcttctctttgacACTCATTCAATACCTCATTCATAAAATCGTCATCAAAgcagcagagcagaatgaatttATCTGCAACTTTTAGTTTAATACTTTTGTGTACGTGCATGAAGTTCCAAGTGGACTAAGTACGGTCAATCAAAAAGGATTTATAACACATAAAATGTCCAATTTCAATAAAAGTATGtctgtttatattttactttaccTTTATTGAGCTCATTGAGGATGAATCACAGCATCAGTGTAGTGTGGCATGGAAGCAATCAGCTTGTGGCTGTGACAGTGTGCAAACTGTGTGTAATGTTAAGGTTTTCAAAGGACCCAGAATGGAAGACACAAGAGGCAGAATGTTTAAAAAGTaagacatttattttcagtgcaTGCAAAACTGAGTCCCAAGGGACgggaaaaaataaatccaaCACACAGTGAAAGACATCAGTGTGAGCAGGCTACACAACAAAAAGGGGAGTGGACCCAGCAGCATAAGCAGCCACTTTTCAAGTAATTCATTTGCACACATGAGCCTGATCTAAACCAGTTTTCTACCCTTAATTATTTCTGCCTTGCTCTTCTCTCCCTGCTCCAttccacatctaaaaactgctTCTTTATTTATTGGAACATAAGCAGAATAATACATAAACAAACTCAATATCAGGCAATTCCATTTCACCACTGAAAGTATAATTACACATCGTTCGTAAATTAAAAACCATGAGTGTCCTCCCTCATGGTTGGGctaaaaaaattacattcatgTATATAGAATTATAGAATTTGTGATCATGATTATCATATTGTTTATTAAAAGTGTATTTTCTATATTTGAGGATTACCCATTCGAGTATTTTGAAAAGACCAGAAATCTACATCTACGTCTGGAACTGTACAACATTATTTTATGATGATatttccaaacatttttaacGGTCTTACACTCATAAAACAAGTGTTCTGTTATTTCAATGTTCCttttgcaaataaaataattctCTACCATTAATTGAAGGAAATAAGCATTATTTTCCTTAGGTATAAGAAGCAAATCTCATTAAGCCAACCAATCTTTAATATTCCAGTAATAACTTCAGTGTCAATTGCTTTCATACCACCATCTATCAAGTCCCCTTTTCTGATGTagtgatgtttatttttttcatctgaAATTGAGatttattctgtatttattctatGTCCTTAACGATTAATGGCAAAAATCCATCAGAATGTGAATGGGCTACTGCACAGGCAGGATGTGTTTTCAAgaattgttttaaaataatgtttattaCTTTACTGAATTTTATAATTTTGATCAACTATTTACTAAGTAGAAActaaattcaatttaaaaaaaaaaaatacaaatccaATATAATAAAAGCCTACCCAGATAGAAAAACTACCTCTAAGATTTTAGGATGTATTGAGGAATAAAGGCTGACCACCTTTATGATACCAAATATTAATTTCAAGCTCATTCTAATTTTACTAaatctgtttttgccttatttattgtatctatgtgtatgtttgtataCGTTTTAAACAATTACTGCAcctgttttccat
This sequence is a window from Pelmatolapia mariae isolate MD_Pm_ZW linkage group LG8, Pm_UMD_F_2, whole genome shotgun sequence. Protein-coding genes within it:
- the LOC134633600 gene encoding gastrula zinc finger protein XlCGF57.1-like; protein product: MKEVDCVQQRNTDSLQTGGQQLQQQDDDALNQSADSPAEVQQLFVVKEEIPPEWSPSLDQRHRELLHIKEEEEEIWTSHEGGPHNGLEEAEITGVLFTAVPVKSEDDEEKPESSDLHQSQTGNSTEAESPTSCSAEKIKAEAGAEDCGGPESANGTDLKTHLQPKTDEKASDSSETEVSNNDDEDWQEPLSDYAPETEDSDNSWKESSALGSEVCGGKCSQSENLKGHRRDHTGQKAFCCGVCGKRFTRQGDLKRHLRVHTGEKPFDCSFCGKRFKQQGVLKSHMRIHTGEKPFACDVCGKRFIHQSNLKSHTRVHTGEKPFSCSICGKHFTEQGSLKRHRGIHTGQKPFGCGICGKTFSRKTHFNIHMTVHTGEKPFDCGFCGKKFSQKTHFKIHIRVHTGEKPFSCDACGKKFRLQYNLKRHMRVHSGEKPFGCDVCGERFTEQGSLKRHSGVHTGEKPFCCDDCGKTFSRNTHLKRHMRVHTGERPFGCDVCGEKFTEQGVLKSHMRVHTGEKPFGCDVCGKRFRHQYTLKRHTGVHTGEKPFSCGVCGERFTRQGNLKRHMRIHT